The window CTGTGGGCTTCCTCCCGCCTGCAGCACCGCGTCGAGCGGCTGGCTGGCCACCTTCAGCCCGAGAATGCCCCCGCTCAGCCCCATGAGGAACAGGTAGGGGATCAGCCAGAAGCCGAACCGCTTGTGTGCGTCGCTGAGGTCGATCAGGCGGGACCGGCGGCGCCAGCTCCACGCCTCGACGACCACCTTGCCGTGAATGAACAGGCCGGTCCCGACGAGCAGGACGATCAGAATCCCCGCCACGCCCATCAGGAACCGCCCATAGGGCTTGGGCAGCAGCAGGTCGGTGTGGATGCGGCGGAACAGGGAGTCGGTCAGCACGCTGTTCCACGGCGCCATGACGTCGGCGGCGGGATTCACCATCAGGTTCGTCAGCGGCGCCCCCTCCCCGAAGCGGCCTGAAAAAATGAAGAAGTCGCGCAACGGCGTCGGTGCCATCATGGTCCAGTCGAGACCGACGGCGTGGCGCGCCGCCACCGCGCGCAACGCCTCGGCCGCGGTGGGAAGCGGCCGTCCGGCGGCCTCCGCCAGAGCCGGCATCATCCACGGACGCACGAAATCGGCGTAGAACGCCAACACCCCGGTCCACAGCGACCAGGAGATCAACAGGCAGAACAGCAGGCTGATCAGGCGGTGGATCGACAACAGGCGCGCGGACACTGACTGGCTGAGCATGAAACTTCCCTAACGGCTGGCGTCCTTGCGGCTGCCCTGCGGCTTGGCAGGCGGCGGACCGGCGATCCACAGCATGCCGAACCATAGGCATGTCCAGACGACGGGCCCGGCCACCATCACGATGTGGACACGATCGACCCCGGCCACGCCGGCTGCGGCGCACAGGCCGGAGACGGCCGCCAGCGACAGCGGCAAACCAACCAGCAGGCCGGCCAGCGAGACCAGGAGGACGCGGAAGGCATCCCGTGTCATCGCCGCCGCTCCGGCCGGGGCGGCTCGCGCAGGAGAGCGGTCAGCGCGCTGCCGATCAGCCCCACCTCCATCACCCCGAGCAACAGGCCGGCCTCCCACCCCAGGCTGACGACCGCAGCGACGAGCAGCACGGCCTGGAGCGCCCAGAGGACGCCCCACAGCCGGCGGCGGTCGCGCCGGTCGAGCGGATGCCGCCTAGAAGTCAAAGCTGACGCCGCCATAGACGGTGCGCGGCGCCCCCGCCGACACCCGGTAGGTGCCGCCCGACGCGGTCAGGTAGGACTTGTCGGTGAGGTTCTTGACGCCGAGGTCCAGGCGCACCTTCTTCTCGCCGACCGGGATGTAGTACCAGACGCCGGTGTCGACCAGCGTGTAGCTGCCCAGTTCGAAGCTGTGCTGGGCATCGCCGTAACGGTTGCCGACCAGGGTCACGCCCGCCCCCAGGCCAAGGCCGACCAGCGGGCTCGACGGGTCCTTGAACTCGTAGCTCGACCAAAGGCTCGCGTTGTGGGTCGGGACGTTGGTCGGCCGGTTGCCGTCAATGGTCCGGTCGACGCTCCGCAGCTCGGCATCGACATAGCCGACGGCAGCGCGGATGTTCCAGCCCTCGACCGGGTTGCCGACCACCGACAGCTCGGCGCCGCGCGACCTCTGCCCCCCGGTCAGCACGGCGACGCCGTTGGACGATTCGACGACGTTGCTCTGCTTGATGTCGAACAGCGCCGCGGTCATGAACAGCCGCTCGCCCATCAGGTTGAGCTTGGAGCCGACCTCGTACTGGCGCCCTTTTTCCGCCGGGAAGACCTGGGTGTCCCCGTTGTAGAAATTGTGCGGCTGGAAGGTATCGGCGTAGTTGGCGAAGAAGGACACGTCCTCCATCGCCTTCCACATCACCCCGGCGGTCTTGGTCAGGTTGCGGTCGACCGGATAGGAGCCCACCGTCGTGCCGCTGCGCAGCAGATTCTCGACGCGGGCGCTGCCCTTGGAGAGTTCATAACGGGCGCCCAGCGTCAGGGTCACCGTCGGCAGCAGGGCAATATCGGTCTGGACGAAGGGACCGAAGTCGGTCTGTTCGACCCGGCGCGCCGTCCGCGCCGTCGGCCGCGCGCTGTTGTCGATCAGCCGCCAGCTCGCCGGGTTGGCTACGGTTCCGCCCACCTGATCGGCACCGGTGTAGTTGATCCAGCTTTCCTTCTGGCGGCGGTACTCGATGCCCGTCGCGACCTTGACCGGCAGCAGAGCCTCGAACTCGCCCCGGGTCTGCAACCGGCCGAAGAAGGTGTCGAGGTTGCGGTCGTCGTTGCCTTCGACCCGGCGGACCAGCAGCCCGTTCGATTGGATGCTGCGCACCTCGGTGTGGATCTCGTCGGTGCGCTCATGGTTGTAGAACAGCTTGCCTTCGAGCATCCACCGGTCGGACCGCATCGGGATCGCGACGTCGACCTCGCCCTGATGGTAGGTTGAATCCCGCTTGGTGAAGCCGGCGTCGTAGCGGGTCGAGCGCGCGACGTCAGCAACGGCGCGGCGGCCACCGCCGGTGGGATAGGTGATGAAGCCGCGGTCGAGCGGCCGCTTGTCCTTGCTGAACTCGTAGCCCACCGTCACGCTGGCGCCGTCGGCGCCGATCCAGCTCATGGTCGGGGCGAGGAACTGGCGCTGGACCAGCGTGTCGTCACGGAAGCTGTTGCTCGATTCGGCGCTGCCGACGATGCGGTACGCGAAGGTCTCCGACAGCGGGCCCGTGCTGTCGAACATGGCCTGCCGCTCGCCATACGAATCGAAGTTGGTCTCCAGATGGTTGCGCGCGGTCCAGCTTGGCTTTTTCGTGGTGATGTTCACCAGACCGCCCGGCGTCATCTGGCCGATGTCGGACACCGGCCCCTTGATGATCTGGATGCTATCGATCGTGCTGGGGTCGATGCGGCTGTTGCTCTTCAAGCGGACGCCGTTGCGGTAGACGTCGTCACGGCGGCGGAATCCGCGGATGATGTAGTCTTCGCGCGTCCCGCCGTAACCATCGTTGTTCACGACGTTGGGGAAGTACCGGTAAACCTCCTCCATCTCGCGGGCATGCTGGTCCTGCAACAGCTGCTCAGGGATCACGTCGATCGTGCGGGGGATCTCGGTGATGTCGCTGTTCAGCCGGCTGCCAACGTCGGACAAGCGGCTGTCGTAGCGGGCCTGCGGTGTGCCCTCGACCATCAGGGCGTCGAGGACGGCCGGCCCTTCCGCCTTGGGCGGGCTCGCCTCCGGAGCCCCCTGGGCCATGGCATTGCCGGCCAGCATCCCCAGTCCGGCCAGAGCGATCGCCCAAAGCAAAACGGCCCGCGATGCGCCGTGCTTCCGTCCGCCCCAGACCGATCCCACACGCGCCGGGCACACGCGCCCCTGCCCACTCCACGTCTTCATACGCCCCCCACAGGCACGCTGCATCGATTGCACGCATCAAATGATATTAATAGTCATTCTCATTTTACGCGCACAAGTGTCCCTCCCGGAGGGCCAGCCACGGCCTCACCGCTCCTTGCGCTCGACAGCCTTCACGGCTCCGATAAGGGACCAGCCCTCAAAAAACGGTGCGCGAAGGTTGTTTGTGAACATACACAGGCACGCTCAAATTTTAAAACTGAAAATGATTCTCATTTGCTTTAAGGGCTCGTGGCACAGCTGGCCGAGGTCACCCGCGCGGCCCCGGATCGGCGATACCGGACACGCCATGCGGCGAAGCGACGCCCCTTAAGGGCACGAAAATGGGCCGCGCCGGGATGCCGGCGCGGCCCTTCCTGATGTCTGCCTTCGATGGATCAGCCGGCTTCGGCGTTCGACGAGTTCTGCCACAGGTTCAGCCCGCCATCGACGGCGTGGCGATCGATCTCGGCCAGCTCCTCCGGCGTGAAAGCGGTGTTCTTCAGCGCATCGAGCGAGTTGTCGAGCTGCTCCACGTTGCGGGCGCCGATCAGGGCGGAGGTCACCCGCGGGTCGCGCAGCACCCAGGCGATGGCCATCTGGGCCAGCGTCTGGCCGCGCCGCTTGGCGACGGCGTCCAGGGCGCGCACCCGCTCCAGATTCTCCGGCGACAGGAAATGCGCCTTCAGCGTGCCGCCCTTGGCGGCGCGGGCGTCGGTGGGCTGGCCGTTCAGGTACTTGGTGGTCAGCATGCCCTGGGCCAGCGGCGAGAAGGCGATGCAGCCGATCCCGGTTTCCTCCAGCGCGTCGAGCAAACCGCCCTCGATCCAGCGGTTCAGCATGGAATAGGACGGCTGGTGGATCAGGCAGGGCGTGCCCAGCTCCTTGAGGATCGCCGCCGCCCGCCGGGTCATCTCCGGCGAGTAGGAGGAGATGCCGACATAGAGCGCCTTGCCCTGCCGCACGGCGTGGTCGAGCGCGCCCATCGTCTCCTCCAGCGGGGTGCGCGGGTCGACGCGGTGCGAGTAGAAGATGTCCACATAGTCGAGCCCCATGCGCGTGAGGCTCTGGTCCAGGCTGGCCGTCAGGTACTTGCGCGAGCCCCAGCTTCCGTAGGGGCCGGGCCACATGTCGTAGCCGGCCTTGGTGGAGACGATCAACTCGTCGCGGTGGGCCTTGAAGTCGGTCGCCAGGACGCGCCCGAAATTCTCCTCCGCCGAACCCGGCGGCGGGCCGTAGTTGTTGGCGAGGTCGAAATGGGTGACGCCGCGGTCGAAAGCGCGGCGCAGCACGGCGCGCCCGGTCTCGAACACGTCGGTGCCGCCGAAATTCTGCCACAGCCCCAGCGAAATGGCCGGCAGGTCGAGCCCGCTCCGCCCGCTGCGGCGGTAGGTCATGGCGGTGTAGCGGGCCGGATCGGCGCGGTAGAGCGATTGCATCGCGGTCTCCTGGCTGTCTTGCGCGGTGTTGGGAGGAACGTGACTGATATATTAGAAATCAGCCCCGCACCAAAGCCAAGAGCGCAAGGCAGCCTTCAGACCGGTTCGGCCTCGTCTTCCGAGGGGGCGGTGAAATAGAGCGGGTTGGCCTTCTGCGCGTCGGCGATGGTGACCTGGAGATAGTCCAGATGCAGGTCGATGGCCTTCGCCGCCGCCTCCGGGTCGTTGTTGGCGATGGCCTCGATGATGACCGAATGCTCGGCGATCACGTCCGGCACCCGGCCGAGCACCGGCAGGGTCAGCAGGCGGTAGCGGTCCACCTGCACCTTCACCTGCTGCGTCAGGTTCCAGAATCCGGGGTAGCCGGCGGTTTCCGCCAGCAGCGCGTGGAAGGTCTCGTCGGCCTGATGGAAGCCCTCGAAATTCTGGGCGGCCTCCATCTCGCGCTGGAGTTCCAGGTTGGCGCGCAGCTTGGCGATCTGGCTGCGGGTGGCGCGCTTGGCGGCGTAGCGGACGGTCGCCTCCTCCAGCGCCTTGCGGATGGCGATGGCTTCCGGCAGGGCGCCCAGCGGGATGCGGGAGACGAAGGTGCCGGACTGCGGGAAGATCTCGATCAGCCCCTCGTCCGCCAGACGCAGCACGGCCTCGCGCACCGGGGTGCGGCTGACGCCGTAATCCTGGGCGATCACCTTTTCCGCAACCGGCTCGCCCGGCTTGCGGCGGAGCGAGACGATCTCGTTGCGCAGGTCACGGTAGATCGTCGCGGCCACGGTGGTGCCGCGCTGGGCCGGGCGGGCGACCGCCGCCGCCGTGCGGCGCCGGGTCCGCGTCTTGACGCCCTCGGCCTGTCCGGAATCCGCCGTCGATGTCTGCGCCGCCTTTTTCAACACCCGCTCCTGCCAGGAAGATTCAAGGGCGCCGGTGCTCCGGGATGCCGGCGCCGAACCCGCTGGTTCACGCCGCAGACGGTCCGCCCTTCATCGCAATATACTAATACCCGGCGGGGTGGGTCAAACGCCTTGACCCCGCGCGGCGCCCCGGTTCCGCGCCAGTTTGTCCCACCGGGAAGCGCGTTGCGCCGTTCAACAGTATACTAGTATATTGAAAAAAGCTCCACTGCGGAGCGCACAGCCCGAGGACCGTCACCGTGGACCGCAAACGCATCGCCCTCGTCGCCCACGACGCCCGCAAGCCCGACCTGATCGGCTGGCTCGGCGCCAACATCCACGCGCTGGAGGGGAACGTCTTCTGGTCCACCGGCACCACTGGCCGATTGGTGCGGGAAGCCCATCCCCAGTTGGACATCACCTCTTTGAAGAGCGGTCCGCTGGGCGGCGACCAGCAGATCGGCGCGATGATCGCGGAGGGCCGGATCGACCTTCTCGTCTTCTTCGTCGACCCGATGACCGCGCAGCCCCACGACGTGGACGTGAAGGCGCTGACCCGCCTCGCCACGCTCTACAACATTCCGATGGCCTGCAACGAGGCGACCGCCGACATGGTGATCTCCTCCCCCCTCTTCACCAGCGGCTACCGCCCGCGGGCCGTGGACTTCGCCGCCCACGATTCGCGCCGCCTCTGACCGACCCTCTTGACCAGCCGCCCTCTTGAATTGCGCGTCTCGCCGACAGAATTGTGGGCGGGACGCACAAAGTCCTTGCATCCGGAACTGATATATTAATATATTCCGACATGCGGGGGCATTACCGGCGCAGCATCACGCGCCGCACCCGAACCACCCATTCAAATGGGCACCGGACCTCCGTCCGGCATCCCTTTTTCCGGAGATGAACGATGCTCCACCCCGACCGCCTCTTCCCCAGCGATCCCACGCAGCGCGACATCGCGCGCCGGCTGTACGCGGAGGTGGGCCACCTGCCGATCATCAGCCCGCACGGCCACACGGACCCGTCCTGGTTCGCCAAGAACGAGGCGTTCCCGAACCCGGCGTCGCTGTTCGTGGTGCCCGATCATTACGCCTTCCGCATGCTCTACAGCCAGGGCGTGACGTTGGAGAGCCTGGGCGTGCCGCGCACGGACGGCGGGGCGGTGGAGAGCGATCCCCGCAAGATCTGGCGCCAACTGGCGCAGAACTGGCATCTGTTCCGCGGCACCCCGACGCGCATGTGGCTCGACCACGCCTTCGAGACGGTGTTCGGCGTGACGGAGCGGCTGAGCGGGGCCAGCGCCGACCGCATCTTCGACCAGATCGACGCCTGCCTGCAGAAGCCGGACTTCCTGCCGCGCGCCCTGTTCGAGCGCTTCAACATCGAGCTTCTGGCGACCACGGAGTCGCCGCTCGACACGCTGGAGCATCACCGCGCCATCCGCGAGAGCGGCTGGAAGGGGCGCGTCATCACCGCCTTCCGCCCCGACCCGGTCGTCGATCCGGAGTTCGAGGGCTTCCAGGCCAATGTGGAAACGCTGGGCGCGCTGTCCGGTGAGAACACCGGGACCTGGGCCGGCTACCTCGCCGCCCTGCGCAACCGCCGCCAGTATTTCAAGGAGGTCGGCGACGCCACCTCGACCGACCACGGCCACGCCACGGCGACCACCGCCGACCTGTCGGACGCCGACGCCGAGCGGCTGTTCGAGAAGGCGCTGCGCGGCACCATCACGGCGGCCGAGGCGGAGATCTTCCGCGGCCAGATGCTGACCGAGATGGCCAAGATGAGCCTGGAGGACGGGCTGGTCATGCAGATCCACCCGGGCAGCTTCCGCAACCACAACCCGGGCGTCTTCGAGCGCTTCGGCCGCGACAAGGGCGCCGACATCCCGACCGGCACCGAGTATGTGCGGGCGCTGAAGCCGCTGCTCGACCGCGTCGGCAACGAGCGCGACCTGACCATCATCCTGTTCACGCTGGATGAGACCAGCTACGCCCGCGAGCTGGCGCCGCTGGCCGGCCATTACCCGGCGCTGCGCGTCGGCCCGGCCTGGTGGTTCCACGACAGCCCCGAGGGCATGCGCCGCTACCGCGAGATGATCACGGAGACGGCCGGCTTCTACAACACGGTCGGCTTCAACGACGACACGCGCGCCTTCTGCTCCATCCCGGCCCGCCACGACGTGGCCCGCCGCGTCGACTGCGCCTTCCTGGCCCGCCTCGTCGCCGAGCACCGTCTGGAGGAGGACGAAGCCGCGGAGGTGGCGGTGGATCTCGCCTACACGCTGGCGAAGAAGGCCTACAAGCTCTGATGTTGGGTTTGCCCTTCTCCCCTCTGGGGAGAAGGGTAGGGATGAGGGGGCGGCCGCAGGCCGACAACGCACACTTATTGCCCTGTGTGAACGCCCTGACGGGCGCCCCCTCACCCTAATCCTCTCCCCAGGGGGAGAGGGAACATTAGGGAGTGAAAGGAATCCCCATGGCATCGCTGACCATCCGCCTGCACCCCGCGGACAACGTCGTCGTTGCCGGCGCCGACCTGCCGGAGGGCACCGCCCTGCCCGACACCGGCGTCGTCGCCCGGACCGCGATCCCCTCCGGCCACAAGGTCGCGGTGCAGGCCATCGCGGTCGGCGAGCCGGTGCGCAAGTACAACCAGGTCATCGGCTTCGCGACAGCGCCCATCGCGCCGGGCGACCATGTCCACGTCCACAACATCGGCGTCGGCGA is drawn from Azospirillum brasilense and contains these coding sequences:
- a CDS encoding TonB-dependent receptor; the protein is MLAGNAMAQGAPEASPPKAEGPAVLDALMVEGTPQARYDSRLSDVGSRLNSDITEIPRTIDVIPEQLLQDQHAREMEEVYRYFPNVVNNDGYGGTREDYIIRGFRRRDDVYRNGVRLKSNSRIDPSTIDSIQIIKGPVSDIGQMTPGGLVNITTKKPSWTARNHLETNFDSYGERQAMFDSTGPLSETFAYRIVGSAESSNSFRDDTLVQRQFLAPTMSWIGADGASVTVGYEFSKDKRPLDRGFITYPTGGGRRAVADVARSTRYDAGFTKRDSTYHQGEVDVAIPMRSDRWMLEGKLFYNHERTDEIHTEVRSIQSNGLLVRRVEGNDDRNLDTFFGRLQTRGEFEALLPVKVATGIEYRRQKESWINYTGADQVGGTVANPASWRLIDNSARPTARTARRVEQTDFGPFVQTDIALLPTVTLTLGARYELSKGSARVENLLRSGTTVGSYPVDRNLTKTAGVMWKAMEDVSFFANYADTFQPHNFYNGDTQVFPAEKGRQYEVGSKLNLMGERLFMTAALFDIKQSNVVESSNGVAVLTGGQRSRGAELSVVGNPVEGWNIRAAVGYVDAELRSVDRTIDGNRPTNVPTHNASLWSSYEFKDPSSPLVGLGLGAGVTLVGNRYGDAQHSFELGSYTLVDTGVWYYIPVGEKKVRLDLGVKNLTDKSYLTASGGTYRVSAGAPRTVYGGVSFDF
- the mgrA gene encoding L-glyceraldehyde 3-phosphate reductase produces the protein MQSLYRADPARYTAMTYRRSGRSGLDLPAISLGLWQNFGGTDVFETGRAVLRRAFDRGVTHFDLANNYGPPPGSAEENFGRVLATDFKAHRDELIVSTKAGYDMWPGPYGSWGSRKYLTASLDQSLTRMGLDYVDIFYSHRVDPRTPLEETMGALDHAVRQGKALYVGISSYSPEMTRRAAAILKELGTPCLIHQPSYSMLNRWIEGGLLDALEETGIGCIAFSPLAQGMLTTKYLNGQPTDARAAKGGTLKAHFLSPENLERVRALDAVAKRRGQTLAQMAIAWVLRDPRVTSALIGARNVEQLDNSLDALKNTAFTPEELAEIDRHAVDGGLNLWQNSSNAEAG
- a CDS encoding GntR family transcriptional regulator encodes the protein MKKAAQTSTADSGQAEGVKTRTRRRTAAAVARPAQRGTTVAATIYRDLRNEIVSLRRKPGEPVAEKVIAQDYGVSRTPVREAVLRLADEGLIEIFPQSGTFVSRIPLGALPEAIAIRKALEEATVRYAAKRATRSQIAKLRANLELQREMEAAQNFEGFHQADETFHALLAETAGYPGFWNLTQQVKVQVDRYRLLTLPVLGRVPDVIAEHSVIIEAIANNDPEAAAKAIDLHLDYLQVTIADAQKANPLYFTAPSEDEAEPV
- a CDS encoding methylglyoxal synthase — protein: MDRKRIALVAHDARKPDLIGWLGANIHALEGNVFWSTGTTGRLVREAHPQLDITSLKSGPLGGDQQIGAMIAEGRIDLLVFFVDPMTAQPHDVDVKALTRLATLYNIPMACNEATADMVISSPLFTSGYRPRAVDFAAHDSRRL
- the uxaC gene encoding glucuronate isomerase, translating into MLHPDRLFPSDPTQRDIARRLYAEVGHLPIISPHGHTDPSWFAKNEAFPNPASLFVVPDHYAFRMLYSQGVTLESLGVPRTDGGAVESDPRKIWRQLAQNWHLFRGTPTRMWLDHAFETVFGVTERLSGASADRIFDQIDACLQKPDFLPRALFERFNIELLATTESPLDTLEHHRAIRESGWKGRVITAFRPDPVVDPEFEGFQANVETLGALSGENTGTWAGYLAALRNRRQYFKEVGDATSTDHGHATATTADLSDADAERLFEKALRGTITAAEAEIFRGQMLTEMAKMSLEDGLVMQIHPGSFRNHNPGVFERFGRDKGADIPTGTEYVRALKPLLDRVGNERDLTIILFTLDETSYARELAPLAGHYPALRVGPAWWFHDSPEGMRRYREMITETAGFYNTVGFNDDTRAFCSIPARHDVARRVDCAFLARLVAEHRLEEDEAAEVAVDLAYTLAKKAYKL